In Cryptomeria japonica unplaced genomic scaffold, Sugi_1.0 HiC_scaffold_87, whole genome shotgun sequence, the DNA window GTcaattaaaatgtatatttttcaaatattaaattttaaactattGATATGTTGAGTATTAATTAATAAGTTGTAATCTCACTTTTAATTATCGACAAActtgaaaaatttataaatacattaataaacataaaattttaaaaatagattgAGAAACATTCATAAGAAAACAAAGTATATAATTTAGAAAAATGGATCAATCAAACAAAATATCAAGTTTAACCAAAAGAAATTGTAAGCTTTTCCAATTTGATTCTATGAACTTaacatcttcttcaaataattTTTCTACAGTTTTTTGTTTgaacattatttattaataaattgtattctcacttTTAATTACTAATaaacttaaataaatttataaatacattaataagaataaatttaaaaaatagatttaaaaacacttataagaaaacaaaatatataatttttaaaaagtgGGTCAATCAAACAAAATATCAAGTTTAAGCAAAAGAAATTCTATGAAGTTAAAATCTTTATCAAGATAATTTTACATCTTCCGATTTGATTCTTAGGCTACCTTGGCTTTTCAAGTCACTGAAATAGTTAGGATCAAAAACTGGCCAGCTGTTACCTAGAGTCATTTCATGTATTCAATGCAGGTTTGAGTTCTGATAAACCAGGGCTCTCGTAGCATCCACGGCTTCTCAGCCGGGTCCATGCTAGTTTGCTTCCTTCTGAAGTTATTACGGTCGGAAACTGGGCAGCGGTTACCTGAAGTCAAGTCATGCACTAAATGCAACCTGAAGTCAAGTCATGCACTAAATGTAAGTTTGAATTCTAATAACAAGGGCTTTCGTACGATGCATTGACAATTCTATGAatacaatacatgttacacattttATGCATATAATACATGTTGCATATACATATAACTGCATCTTAGAATCTTATTCATACAATGCATGTTACACATCCTATGCATATAATGCATTTTACATAGACATATAACTACATGCAGATGCATCGTAGAAGCTGGATAGAGGGTGCCCTCGTACGTCACACTACTGCTCAGACTGAGTCCATGCTTCCTTCGTGTCTGCCCGGGAGATCTTTTCCTATATAAATGATGAATCCTTCTTCATATACtcaatctatccatcttcattcGACCGTTCAATACAGACGGTATAATGGCAACAGTATCAGATCTTGTGCTTATTCTTGTGGCTGGACTGGCTATATATCTTCAGATGCAAGGTAAGCTGTATTGGTAACATAAGAGTTTTAGATTGAATACACTATATATCCGAGGTTCACAATAATAATATGCGTGTGTTTTTTGTTGCAGAGGCGGCAGCAGTTAAGTTTGAGATAACGAACCAGTGCAGGTACACGGTTTGGGCGGCAGGATTACCCGGCGGAGGGCAGCAGCTCGACCAGGGTAAGACATGGACCGTCGATGTGCCGGCAGGGACAAAGGGAGCAAGATTCTGGGGCCGAACCGGCTGCTCTTTTGATGCGAGCGACCGAGGAACCTGTCAAACCGGTGACTGCAACGGCCAATTGAGCTGCCAGGTCTCGGGAGGCATTCCCACCACGCTGGCTGAGTACACCCTCAATGGAGATGGCAACAAGGACTTCTACGACGTCTCCCTGGTGGACGAATTCAACGGTCCTCTCTCCATCAATCCTACAAACGGACAGTGCACTGCCCCTGCATGCAAAGCCGACGTCAATGCTGTTTGCCCTGCTGAGTTGAAGGTGAATGGCGGATGCAATAGTGCCTGCACTGTCTTTCAAACTGACCAGTATTGCTACAGAGGTGCCTATGTCGACAACTGCCCTGCCACAAACTACTCGATGATCTTCAAGAACCAGTGCCCTCAGGCCTACAGTTATGCCAAGGATGATACTTCCAGCACTTTCACCTGCCCTTCTGGAACCACTGACTACAGTATTGTATTCTGTCCCTAAATCTATATAGGAGTATGCTCATCTACATCCTAATAATCAGCTATGAGTGTATCACCTCCGTATTTAGTATCTGATATATGGTGGCATAAACTATCACTCGGTAGTCATATAAATAAGCCATCATTTGTTGTAAGGCGTTAGATGCAATTTTGAAGTATCACAGTTTACTATAAATAAAAGTCCAATATTCTAATGGGCAATTTGAAATAGGTAATTCATATGCAATATCTTTTTATAAATGTCTTTTATTATTTTAGTAGGGAAGGGGTCCTAAACCCttacaaaaaaaacaaataaactagAGAGCAACGACACAATCGCTGGCATCGGATAGCCAACACCCCAGAAAGCATAGAAACAACTCTCAAAAGTAATAAAACACTAACAATACCCACATAACTAAACATAATAACCCTCTCCAACTTCCTACTATCCATAATACAACTACTAGCATATAACTAAAAAGAGTTCATAATAGTATCAGAGTACTTAATCCACATGAAAACACCCAACATAAGGCATGCAGGCCTGTTTAGATAAAAGTCcatgttaaaactaatactatcatcTTTTGAAATCAACCCAGACCAAAAAAAAGCACCAACCCAATAGCATCCTACTCATCCTTGATGACGTTCCATTCCCGCACAAGACACTACATCAGTTCCTTCTAGATCTTAGGTTACAACATGTCCTCTTTCTGCTCCTCTTGCAGGTTGACATCCTtcatcttttttgcttttttcttcatctttctctatCTCAAGACAAACCCCATAACGACATTCTGCATAATTCATCAGTAATAGCACATAGGGAATTCAAGGCCTCTCCCATTAGCTGATGTCCTTGCCTATATTCGTCCATCTTCGCTTTAAGGTTCATGACCTTAACTTGTAGGTTAATTATCTAGTTTTGCTATTATTTGATGCTAAAATTCTCCTCCTCGGTAGGAGAGTCCTGAGAACAGGGCACCATTTCCACATCCTAAAAAAGTATTTTGAAGCAAGGATTTTTGTTTTGAATCAACCTTGTCCTCTAGAGAATCACTTAAACCCTTTGAATCCTCCTTACTGTCCTCCCCTTGTTCCTCCCCTTCCACCTGAAATTCCTCATCCTCCCCCCCTCCTCACTAGAGCTCCTGAGTTGTCATCATCATCAAGGGTAAAAGCCTTTGCCGGTTCAGGGGAAACATCTTCGGTTTCAATTTGTTTTTCTTGTCTTTGGCGAGCAGATGAGCCGACCTTCTTTCACCAAAGTGACCCTCCTATTTCTCCTTTTCATGCAGGTTATCTTTCACCTAATCTCATAGTTCTTACAAGATGAAAAATCAGACACCAATAATATCTATAGGTCCATTGCTATTGTATCCCATCCGTCGTATGATCAGGAATCATtaaccatattgttgtgttggtatggccacctctagAGTAGCAGCTCtgacctcttcctcatccttgtatagccaactaaggatgtctttcccttatgattcatttgctagtgtgcccaattggataaattttccatcaaacttggtgatgggttgtgttgattgatgtgtcgatgcagaaggttgtccatgagattttggtgatgttggtaattttgatagacacatgggttcaaaatagtattctcccatgccttgatctttgatttcaacttttgtttgaagtccatggataaagacttgattttttcttgatgatgatctaatgctaAGGAAGCTGGAGCTTTCCTATTGTGTGGAACTAGGCTGTCTTGAGCtgtccccatagcattgcaatgttgaaaaggattattatcggtagatatggagatttcctgtccattatatgggaatttgacacactgatggtatgttgaaggcactacttgcatttcatgtatccaaggatgacccaatagaatattgtatgttaagtctatgtctaagacttggcacatagtgtccctttgtatcagtcctacctaaataggtagtatcactgttcctttagatgacttgtcttcatcatcataggccttgatggtgatctttttgtttggatcaatagacttctcaaagaagcctaatgcacggataagctttaaagcacatatattgagaccaactcctccatctattaatactcttttaactcgatgtttgtagactaagactttgatatgaaggggagtgttatgtggatgactcaaagagacattATCATGTTGGAAAAGGTGagtttatgaggccctgtcatatgagccaccatggcttggaattttatcaatgtccagatcttgagGAATGTTTGTTTCAACCAATGCTTGTTCTAAGATATCCTTATCTTTTGGTGAGAACTTGAGCAACtcgagtatagatatttgagcaggagttctctGTAGTTGAtaaaccaaatcatattgagtattGGGAATagtggtgga includes these proteins:
- the LOC131055998 gene encoding pathogenesis-related thaumatin-like protein 3.7: MATVSDLVLILVAGLAIYLQMQEAAAVKFEITNQCRYTVWAAGLPGGGQQLDQGKTWTVDVPAGTKGARFWGRTGCSFDASDRGTCQTGDCNGQLSCQVSGGIPTTLAEYTLNGDGNKDFYDVSLVDEFNGPLSINPTNGQCTAPACKADVNAVCPAELKVNGGCNSACTVFQTDQYCYRGAYVDNCPATNYSMIFKNQCPQAYSYAKDDTSSTFTCPSGTTDYSIVFCP